A single region of the Pseudomonas sp. B21-023 genome encodes:
- a CDS encoding CPXCG motif-containing cysteine-rich protein, with protein MLETALYDCPYCGEEVETTVDLSGGDQEYIEDCQVCCKPIRFVLQVHGEEWMLDVFGEND; from the coding sequence ATGCTGGAAACTGCGCTCTACGATTGCCCTTATTGTGGCGAGGAGGTTGAAACCACGGTGGACCTGTCCGGCGGCGACCAGGAATACATCGAGGACTGCCAGGTGTGCTGCAAGCCTATCCGCTTCGTGCTGCAAGTGCATGGTGAGGAGTGGATGCTGGATGTCTTTGGCGAGAACGACTGA
- a CDS encoding 1-acyl-sn-glycerol-3-phosphate acyltransferase: MGEFDAIRPYDDAEVPAVLARLLSDPAFLDILTHFRFPRAAGAFGWLLKPLIARRLRKEFAGVTCVSTLQDKVEYYVDRTIDRATDGVTYSGVEQLKSGTAYLFLANHRDIVMDPAFVNYAVYHAGLPTPRIAIGDNLLQKPFVSDMMRLNKSFIVHRSISGRREKLAAYQLLSAYINHSIRNDGASIWIAQAEGRAKDGDDRTDSAILKMFHMSRKDEPFGAVIQSLNLIPVSISYEYDPCDQAKARELYIRATTGTYKKAPGEDDNSIAQGITGYKGRVHINFAPPVTEYHEDTKQLAQAIDRQILGGYRLFPVHYLAYAMWAEKDAALEVPSAEKLFPADELAKAKEEWQRRLDACPVEQQPYLVQQYATPVRNQYQVKRQPASV, from the coding sequence ATGGGCGAATTCGATGCCATCCGACCGTACGACGACGCTGAGGTCCCTGCCGTGCTGGCACGCCTGCTCAGCGACCCGGCATTCCTCGATATCCTCACCCACTTCCGCTTCCCGCGCGCGGCGGGTGCCTTCGGCTGGCTGCTCAAACCACTGATCGCCCGGCGCCTGCGCAAGGAATTTGCCGGCGTGACCTGCGTATCCACGCTGCAGGACAAGGTCGAGTACTACGTCGACCGCACCATCGACCGCGCCACCGACGGCGTCACCTACAGCGGCGTCGAACAGCTCAAGTCCGGTACCGCCTACCTGTTCCTGGCCAACCACCGTGACATCGTGATGGACCCGGCCTTCGTCAACTACGCGGTGTACCACGCCGGCCTGCCGACACCGCGCATCGCCATCGGCGACAACCTGCTGCAAAAGCCGTTCGTCAGCGACATGATGCGCCTGAACAAGAGTTTCATCGTGCACCGTTCGATCAGCGGCCGCCGCGAGAAACTGGCCGCCTATCAACTGCTCTCGGCCTACATCAACCACTCGATCCGCAACGATGGCGCGTCGATCTGGATCGCCCAGGCCGAAGGCCGCGCCAAGGACGGTGACGACCGCACCGATTCGGCGATCCTGAAAATGTTCCACATGAGCCGCAAGGACGAACCGTTCGGCGCGGTGATCCAGAGCCTGAACCTGATCCCCGTGTCGATCAGCTACGAGTACGACCCCTGCGACCAGGCCAAGGCCCGCGAGCTGTACATCCGCGCCACCACCGGCACCTACAAGAAGGCCCCCGGCGAGGACGACAACAGCATCGCCCAGGGCATCACCGGCTACAAAGGGCGGGTTCACATCAACTTCGCCCCCCCGGTGACCGAGTACCACGAGGACACCAAGCAGCTGGCGCAGGCAATCGACCGGCAGATCCTCGGCGGCTACCGGCTGTTCCCGGTGCATTACCTGGCCTATGCGATGTGGGCGGAGAAGGATGCGGCACTCGAAGTGCCGAGCGCGGAGAAGCTGTTCCCGGCCGATGAACTGGCCAAGGCCAAGGAAGAGTGGCAGCGCCGCCTGGACGCCTGCCCGGTCGAGCAGCAGCCGTACCTGGTGCAGCAGTACGCGACACCCGTGCGCAATCAGTACCAGGTGAAGCGTCAGCCGGCATCGGTCTGA